A section of the Pristiophorus japonicus isolate sPriJap1 chromosome 4, sPriJap1.hap1, whole genome shotgun sequence genome encodes:
- the LOC139262225 gene encoding ferritin, higher subunit-like: protein MASQVCQNYHQDCEDAVNKQINMELYSSYVYLSMSFYFDRDDVALRHFAEFFKEQSHEECEHAEKLMKFQNRRGGRIILTDIKKPEQDEWNNGLEVMQRALQMEKNVNQSLLDLHKLSGSTDPHLCDFLETHYLDEQVKMIKKLGDHITNLKRLGAPENGLGEYLFDKLTLGESD, encoded by the exons ATGGCTTctcaagtgtgtcagaactaccaccaggactgtgaggatgctgtcaacaagcagatcaacatggagctctattcctcctatgtttatctctccatG tccttctactttgaccgggatgatgttgccctgcgtcactttgctgagttcttcaaggagcagtcacatgaggaatgtgaacatgctgagaaactgatgaaattccagaatcgtcgtggaggacggatcatcttgACGGACATCAAG AAACCTGAGCAGGATGAGTGGAacaatggtctggaggtgatgcagagagctctgcagatggagaagaatgtgaaccagagtctgctggatctgcacaaactctctgggagcactgaccctcat ttgtgtgactttctggagacccactacttggatgaacaagtgaagatgatcaagaagcttggagatcacatcaccaacctgaagagactgggagcccctgagaatggcctgggagagtacctttTCGACAAGCTCACGCTGGGGGAGAGTGACTGA